In Cicer arietinum cultivar CDC Frontier isolate Library 1 chromosome 1, Cicar.CDCFrontier_v2.0, whole genome shotgun sequence, one DNA window encodes the following:
- the LOC101491383 gene encoding peptide deformylase 1A, chloroplastic/mitochondrial-like isoform X1 — protein sequence MEAARRVMSRLRVVPLLMFSTGVVTASSPRSKTLPASNTNGLRLSSASSLGWGSKRVNKFPPIVKAGDPVLHEPAREVHLSEIKSEKVQNIIDDMIHVMRKAPGVGLAAPQIGIPFRIIVLEDKKEYISYNTEEEIKSQDRKPFDLLVILNPRLKKKSNKTAFFFEGCLSVDRYQAMVERYLDVEVAGFDRYGEPIKINASGWQARILQHECDHLDGTLYVDKMVPRTFRSWKNTDMPLAHGCPKLGPRA from the exons ATGGAAGCGGCGCGGCGGGTGATGTCGCGTTTGCGAGTGGTTCCGCTACTGATGTTTTCAACCGGTGTCGTAACAGCCTCCTCACCTCGTAGCAAAACTCTACCAGCATCGAATACGAATGGTTTGAGGTTGAGCTCAGCATCATCACTAGGGTGGGGGTCTAAAAGAGTTAACAAATTTCCCCCCATTGTAAAAGCCGGAGACCCTGTTCTTCACGAACCTGCACGTGAGGTTCATCTTAGTGAAATTAAATCGGAGAAGGTGCAGAATATTATCGATGACATGATTCATGTCATGAGAAAAGCTCCTGGTGTTGGTCTCGCTGCTCCCCAAATTGGAATCCCCTTTAGG ATAATTGTTTTGGAggataaaaaagaatatattagtTACAACACAGAGGAGGAGATCAAATCACAAGATAGAAAACCTTTTGATCTTTTG GTGATTCTCAATCCTAGGCTAAAGAAGAAGAGCAACAAGACTGCCTTCTTTTTTGAAGGGTGCTTGAG TGTTGATCGATATCAAGCTATGGTAGAGCGTTACCTTGATGTTGAGGTTGCAGGTTTTGATCGTTACGGTGAACCTATCAAAATAAATGCTTCTGGTTGGCAGGCCCGGATTTTACAGCATGAGTGTGATCACCTGGATGGAACACTGTATGTTGATAAGATGGTACCTAGAACTTTCAGAAGTTGGAAAAACACGGATATGCCTCTGGCCCATGGGTGTCCCAAGCTTGGCCCCCGAGCTTAA
- the LOC101491383 gene encoding peptide deformylase 1A, chloroplastic/mitochondrial-like isoform X2 — protein sequence MEAARRVMSRLRVVPLLMFSTGVVTASSPRSKTLPASNTNGLRLSSASSLGWGSKRVNKFPPIVKAGDPVLHEPAREVHLSEIKSEKVQNIIDDMIHVMRKAPGVGLAAPQIGIPFRVILNPRLKKKSNKTAFFFEGCLSVDRYQAMVERYLDVEVAGFDRYGEPIKINASGWQARILQHECDHLDGTLYVDKMVPRTFRSWKNTDMPLAHGCPKLGPRA from the exons ATGGAAGCGGCGCGGCGGGTGATGTCGCGTTTGCGAGTGGTTCCGCTACTGATGTTTTCAACCGGTGTCGTAACAGCCTCCTCACCTCGTAGCAAAACTCTACCAGCATCGAATACGAATGGTTTGAGGTTGAGCTCAGCATCATCACTAGGGTGGGGGTCTAAAAGAGTTAACAAATTTCCCCCCATTGTAAAAGCCGGAGACCCTGTTCTTCACGAACCTGCACGTGAGGTTCATCTTAGTGAAATTAAATCGGAGAAGGTGCAGAATATTATCGATGACATGATTCATGTCATGAGAAAAGCTCCTGGTGTTGGTCTCGCTGCTCCCCAAATTGGAATCCCCTTTAGG GTGATTCTCAATCCTAGGCTAAAGAAGAAGAGCAACAAGACTGCCTTCTTTTTTGAAGGGTGCTTGAG TGTTGATCGATATCAAGCTATGGTAGAGCGTTACCTTGATGTTGAGGTTGCAGGTTTTGATCGTTACGGTGAACCTATCAAAATAAATGCTTCTGGTTGGCAGGCCCGGATTTTACAGCATGAGTGTGATCACCTGGATGGAACACTGTATGTTGATAAGATGGTACCTAGAACTTTCAGAAGTTGGAAAAACACGGATATGCCTCTGGCCCATGGGTGTCCCAAGCTTGGCCCCCGAGCTTAA
- the LOC101490521 gene encoding glyoxylase I 4: protein MKGIVGNPLRLKSVNHISLIVKSVEESINFYQNVLGFIPIRRPESFNFNGGWLFAYGIGIHLLQAEKPENIPRKKEINPKDNHISFQCESMGAVEKNLKEMEICYVRAMVEEAGIQVHQLFFHDPDGFMIEICNCDSIPVIPLDCDMVRPCSTLNLEIML from the exons atgaaaggGATTGTAGGAAACCCTCTACGCCTAAAATCAGTGAATCATATCTCCCTCATTGTCAAATCAGTGGAAGAATCTATCAACTTCTACCAAAATGTTCTTGGATTCATCCCCATCAGGAGGCCtgaatcatttaattttaatgggGGAtg GCTATTTGCATATGGGATAGGAATTCACTTGCTGCAAGCAGAGAAACCTGAAAACATTCCAAGGAAGAAGGAAATTAATCCAAAGGATAATCATATTTCATTCCAG TGTGAAAGCATGGGGGCAGTGGAGAAGAATttgaaggagatggaaatttgttACGTGCGTGCAATGGTGGAAGAAGCTGGGATACAAGTACATCAATTGTTTTTCCATGATCCAGATGGATTCATGATTGAAATATGCAATTGTGATAGTATCCCTGTTATCCCTTTAGATTGTGACATGGTCAGACCATGCTCTACACTCAACCTTGAGATCATGCTCTAG